Part of the Anabaena sphaerica FACHB-251 genome, TAAGTCAAAGGGTAAGCGTTCGCATTCTGCTAAAGCAGCAATCCAAAAGATGATGAAACCCAGTGGTTGTCTCCAAATATTCCAACCCAAGATCCCAAAGTGAGATTGTTGGTTCACAATATCAACGGTGCTGAGGCTATTAGATATCATGGCGATCGCTAACACACTCAGCGCCAAAGGTATTTCATAACTAATTGACTGAGCTGCTGCCCGTAAACCCCCTAACAAGGAGTATTTATTGTTAGATGCGTAGCCTGCCATCAATAAGCCTATGGGCTGAATGCTGGACAAAGCAATCCACAAGAAGACCCCCATTCCTACGTTGGTAATGACGATATTCTCCCCAAAGGGAACAATCAGAAATGATAAAAATACCGGAATTACCACAATGACTGGTCCGAGGGTAAACAGCCAGCGGTCTGCTTTGGCTGGGACTATATCTTCCTTAAAGATTAGCTTTAGACCATCCGCTACAGGCACTAGCAACCCAAATGGACCTTGGTATTCTGGACCAATCCGTTGCTGTGCGGCAGCGGAAATTTTCCGTTCTAGCCAGGTAGCAACCAGTACACCTACTGTTGCCCCAATCAGCATCAGGATCATTGGCAATGGCATCCAAATCGCTTTGGCTGCCCCTGCTGGTATTCCTAAATCCTTGACGGATTCAATAAAAGTTCCTTGGAGGTCAATTCCTGCATTCATGTTTGCTACTCTTTAAGTCGTCGAGTCACGGTGAATTACAAATATTACTGGTTTATCTGTAATTTCACAGGTTGAGAATCTCTGTTGAGATGTTGCCTGATTGTAGATTTGTTGCCAATCCATGAGTTTAGTATATCCTTGGATGGTTTTAGCCTCCTGAACCAAGATGACAACTTCTACTTATGGTTAGGATTAGGGATTGGTGATTGGTGATTGGGGACTGGGGACTGGGGATTGGGGATTGGGGATTGGGAAAAAACCTCTTTCCCCCTCCTCTTCCTGTTCTCTTCTTACTGTCACCTGTCACCTATCACCTATCACCTCTTCTTCAGACAAGACAAAGTAGCCGTTTCCAGATTGGTAACGGTTTTCTATTGTATGCAAATTGTCTGATTTTCCAGCACTGGGGGCTGTGATGACAATGCCAATTTTAAGATTATAGATTTGAGACATTTGCCTGCACGCCTAATTAAGCTGACAGATGACAGTTATCAATCTGTCTACTTGAGAGCATGAGTCCAAAATCTAAAATCTAAAATTGGTTCCTTGTCAGCTAATTACGGAAAAATTCCTCTTAACTTCCACCTGTCACCTATCTAGCTAGTTAACGTTGGTCGATGGGAATGTAAGGAACTTCGTGACGACCGTTGTAAATTTGGGTAGGACGGAAAATTCTGTTTTCTGCGAGTTGTTCTTTCCAGTGTGCCAACCAACCAGCCACACGAGCGATCGCAAAAACAGGTGTAAACAAGTCTGTAGGAATTCCCATTTTCCTATACACCAAACCAGAGTAAAAGTCAACATTGGGATAAATTCCTTTGCTGCCAACTTTTTCGGCCATTACCCGTTCCACTTCTTGGGCAACTTCATAATACTTGTCGTAGCCGAATTTCTCGAACAATTGCTCTGCCAAGCGTTGTAAGATTGTGGCTCGTGGATCTTTTACTTTGTATACACGGTGTCCAAAACCCATAATTTTCGCCTTTTTTTGCAGACGATCTTCTATGTAAGGGCGAACATTATCCACAGAGCCAATTTCTTCTAACATCTGAATCACTTCTTCGTTAGCACCACCATGTAAGGGACCGCCTAAAGTACCTACCGCACTGGCAACTACAGCATAGGGGTCTGTTAAGGTGGAAGCTGTCACTCTGGCACTAAAGGTAGAAGCATTCATTGTATGCTCAACGTGCAGGATCAAGCAGATGTCAAAAATTCGCGCTGCCAACGGATCGGGTTCTTTCTCGTTGAGCATATACAAGAAGTTGGCAGAGTAATCTAAATCATCTCTGGGCTTCACAGGGTCATTACCTTGCCGCATCAACTGAAACGCTGCTACCATCGTGGGAATAGTTGCCATGAGGCGTACTACTGCATCCCGAATATAGACAGGGTTATGTAAGTCACGGCGTGAGTAAAACAAACCCAATGCAGCAGCCGAAGCTTGGAGCGCATCCATTGGATGACCGCTTTCGGGAAAACACTTCATCATGTCCCGAATGCGATATTTTATCCGTCTGTGGTAGCGAATTTCATGCTCAAACGCTGCCAATTCTTCCTCACTAGGCAATTCTCCCCAGATTAAGAGATAAGCAGTTTCTAGAAATGTGCTTTTTTCTGCTAATTCCTCAATCTGGATGCCACGATATTCTAGTATTCCCTTTTGCCCGTCTACATGACTAATACTCGACTGGGCTGCGGGAATGCCTTCTAAACCAGGCTTGTATTCGCACACCGTCATGGCTACACCACTTGCTTTGTGAAATATCTGAACACGCTAACTTACCAGAGATCATTTTCACCATAACAGTTGTCGATTTAACAACTAATTTATGCGAAAGCTCGAAAAACTGTTATAGCAGGTACTTGGGTGGTGTCAACCAGAACATTTGACTACGACCCAAAGGAGAAGCATCATCTGGTAGTTTTATTCCAATCATACCTGCTTTTTTGAGGAGAAGGCGGTCTTTTGCTTCCCCCCAGAGGAGAATTTCTGCCCAACTGCTTAAACAGGGTTCATGTCCTACCAATGCTATTTGGTTTTTTTGAGTATATTTTCTCGGTTCTAACCAGTCTTTTAGCCAGCTGTTAATATCACCTTCAAAGCTGAGATGATCTGAGGTTTCTAATTGAGAACTGAGTCCGGCTGCAATGAGTATTTCTGCTGTTTGCTGGGCGCGGACTAGTGGACTGGTGAGAATTAAATCAAATTTTAAACCTAGTTTTACTAATCTTTGGGCTACTTTCTCGGTTTTTTGTCTTCCTTCTGTGGTGAGCGATCGCTCTTCATCTTTTAGCCCTGGTTGATGTTCTTCGGCAATGCCATGACGAATTAAGTATAGTTCCATGTATATAGCAGATTGCAGATCAATGAGGCTTCGCCGTGAGCGTCAGCCGATAGCGTAGCTCGACGTTAGCCATACGGTACAAAATCTAAATTGAAACCTATACACCAAGCCAGTTTTACACCTGACACCTGACACCTGACTCCTGAATTCTGCTGTAGTTTTTTTATCTTAACTTGCATCAGGTTCGTTCACTTGCAAATCTCGACAAATTTTACGAGCTAAAAAATCGTTAATTTCTCGATGACGCGGAATGGCAGATGATTTTCCTGCAGATCTGTTGACGTAAATAGTATGTTTTCCCCCCTCACGCAGTAATTCACAACCGCAAGCCTCTAAATGGCGAATTAGGTCTATGCGCTTCATGCAGCCGACAAAAAAATATGTTCACGAATAACATCTTGCCCTTGAAGTTGCTCTTCTGCAAGCAAGCGATTAGATTCTAAAATTAATTCAATAGCTTCTTCTAAGTTTTCCCGTGCTTCTTCAAGTGTCTGTGCTTGAGTATTTGCTCCGGGTAGTTCTTCCACAAATCCTATATATCCTTCTGGTACTTTTTTAAATACTTTAGTTAGTTGAAGACGCATAATATCCTCATATTAATAATATTATTATAGTCTAGCATAATAAAAAGAGATAATGGGAATTTTACCACTCATTAACCAACCTACGGCAATGAGTGAGACATACAGCAGTTTCCGCTGTTATGAGGTACACACATAGCGGGCAAGATGCGCGCACCACAAGGGTTTTATTATTCCAATTTGTACCTCATTTGAACGAAATATGCTGTATCTCTATAAAGATTCAAAAATCAGCTTGATCTGGTTCAACGGAGTTTTGTTGGAGAAGGTATGTAAAATATCGCCACGTATGGAAGCCCGACGCAATTCAATTTCACCACTGTTGTGGTTATAAGAAAAAGCGTAGCGAGTATTATTAATTTTGACCCAAAGTACATTCTTAGTTTCACCGTCACGAACCATAACCTCTATTGGGTCCACGTCTTTTTTCCAGACAATAGCACCCGCAAGAGCTAGAGAAATTTCGTTTACGTCTCCAG contains:
- the nuoH gene encoding NADH-quinone oxidoreductase subunit NuoH, yielding MNAGIDLQGTFIESVKDLGIPAGAAKAIWMPLPMILMLIGATVGVLVATWLERKISAAAQQRIGPEYQGPFGLLVPVADGLKLIFKEDIVPAKADRWLFTLGPVIVVIPVFLSFLIVPFGENIVITNVGMGVFLWIALSSIQPIGLLMAGYASNNKYSLLGGLRAAAQSISYEIPLALSVLAIAMISNSLSTVDIVNQQSHFGILGWNIWRQPLGFIIFWIAALAECERLPFDLPEAEEELVAGYQTEYSGMKFGLFYLGSYINLILSSLLVAILYLGGWHFPIPVSLIGEWVGVSDTNPILQVVTAALGITMTVLKAYFLVFLAILIRWTLPRVRIDQLLDLGWKFLLPVGLVNLLLTAALKLAFPVAFGG
- the sixA gene encoding phosphohistidine phosphatase SixA → MELYLIRHGIAEEHQPGLKDEERSLTTEGRQKTEKVAQRLVKLGLKFDLILTSPLVRAQQTAEILIAAGLSSQLETSDHLSFEGDINSWLKDWLEPRKYTQKNQIALVGHEPCLSSWAEILLWGEAKDRLLLKKAGMIGIKLPDDASPLGRSQMFWLTPPKYLL
- a CDS encoding type II toxin-antitoxin system HicA family toxin; the encoded protein is MKRIDLIRHLEACGCELLREGGKHTIYVNRSAGKSSAIPRHREINDFLARKICRDLQVNEPDAS
- a CDS encoding type II toxin-antitoxin system HicB family antitoxin; protein product: MRLQLTKVFKKVPEGYIGFVEELPGANTQAQTLEEARENLEEAIELILESNRLLAEEQLQGQDVIREHIFLSAA
- a CDS encoding citrate synthase produces the protein MTVCEYKPGLEGIPAAQSSISHVDGQKGILEYRGIQIEELAEKSTFLETAYLLIWGELPSEEELAAFEHEIRYHRRIKYRIRDMMKCFPESGHPMDALQASAAALGLFYSRRDLHNPVYIRDAVVRLMATIPTMVAAFQLMRQGNDPVKPRDDLDYSANFLYMLNEKEPDPLAARIFDICLILHVEHTMNASTFSARVTASTLTDPYAVVASAVGTLGGPLHGGANEEVIQMLEEIGSVDNVRPYIEDRLQKKAKIMGFGHRVYKVKDPRATILQRLAEQLFEKFGYDKYYEVAQEVERVMAEKVGSKGIYPNVDFYSGLVYRKMGIPTDLFTPVFAIARVAGWLAHWKEQLAENRIFRPTQIYNGRHEVPYIPIDQR